Proteins from a genomic interval of Macaca thibetana thibetana isolate TM-01 chromosome 17, ASM2454274v1, whole genome shotgun sequence:
- the HMGB1 gene encoding high mobility group protein B1, with protein sequence MGKGDPKKPRGKMSSYAFFVQTCREEHKKKHPDASVNFSEFSKKCSERWKTMSAKEKGKFEDMAKADKARYEREMKTYIPPKGETKKKFKDPNAPKRPPSAFFLFCSEYRPKIKGEHPGLSIGDVAKKLGEMWNNTAADDKQPYEKKAAKLKEKYEKDIAAYRAKGKPDAAKKGVVKAEKSKKKKEEEEDEEDEEDEEEEEDEEDEDEEEDDDDE encoded by the exons atgggcaaaggagaTCCGAAGAAGCCGAGAGGCAAAATGTCATCATATGCATTTTTTGTGCAAACTTGTCGGGAGGAGCATAAGAAGAAGCACCCAGATGCTTCAGTCAACTTCTCAGAGTTTTCTAAGAAGTGCTCAGAGAGGTGGAAG acCATGTCtgctaaagagaaaggaaaatttgaagATATGGCAAAGGCGGACAAGGCCCGTTacgaaagagaaatgaaaacctatatcCCTCCCAAAGGGGAGACAAAAAAGAAGTTCAAGGATCCCAATGCACCCAAGAGGCCTCC ttcggCCTTCTTCCTGTTCTGCTCTGAGTATCGCCCAAAAATCAAAGGAGAACATCCTGGCCTGTCCATTGGTGATGTTGCGAAGAAACTGGGAGAGATGTGGAATAACACTGCTGCAGATGACAAGCAGCCTTATGAAAAGAAGGCTGCGAAGCTGAAGGAAAAATACGAAAAG GATATTGCTGCATATCGAGCTAAAGGAAAGCCTGATGCAGCAAAAAAGGGAGTTGTCAAGgctgaaaaaagcaagaaaaagaaggaagaggaggaagatgaggaagatgaagaggatgaggaggaggaggaagatgaagaagatgaagatgaagaagaagatgatgatgatgaataa